One region of Paralichthys olivaceus isolate ysfri-2021 chromosome 12, ASM2471397v2, whole genome shotgun sequence genomic DNA includes:
- the rab3gap2 gene encoding rab3 GTPase-activating protein non-catalytic subunit isoform X4, whose product MSCSLLEFCRLQELRTVRDYLFHNQRDEPVEENNEADNQLSWDTSDWESAWDNGDKQEEETTSTTKVEEEATGQTGPWLQDCVVALSPCSDLLVVAREQKAVFLSAKWRTDDSGREEMTLAVSWTGALSTEDGECVSSCICIPLASQKRSSTGRPDWTCVVVGFTSGHVRFYTENGVLLLAQLLHEDPVLRLKCRTYEIPRHPGVTEQHEELSILYPAALVTIDGFSLFQSLRACRNQVARAAAAGSDVIQPPPLAYKKWGLKDMDTIVDHSSVGIMTLCVFDQMKNASILGGFTASVKGNPPAMSQYVTVGGGPFTGFYYSVEGSSQPLLSHVAMAVASKLTSALFSAASGWLGWHKNKNEDEAAQKQKPKVEPATPLTIRFGLPDSRRHGESICLSPCNTLAGVTDDFGRVSLLDLARGIAIRMWKGYRDAQLGWLQVPEERSDREFSPPTSLPRRHALFLVIYAPRRGILEVWGMQQGPRVGAFTVGKHCRLLYAGYRLMGVNSVTSQGWQLHTQQVCLLDPITGALRTVNIPFHLALSDKKSERAKDMHLLKRLTTLLKSRDVEPDILESEAKSVLLDIKHPAIKKQALESLLSNKNAPVSCLTNIASTLYDTLKKQDTEDVDVLLLQLCSSQLKLLQLYTDIEQLHSAADTEACSDNDSLEGIKDELSRVRPTLQRYAQFTSRPSVSFAQDSPNSPLTVQAFLSQMECSEDGELKVNRRAEAEWNQLGNFLFWGCLCGKSPLHKVCDTLQQAGISPQQLLALLLSVWIQREKEVLQKTEETVRNLHTLLIALSNMKGAVEESWDPQSISPWWQQVRTTCIQSHNAAAALLAAFVAHRAAKASITNHADSKLHSEWEAVSLELEQWVVCVRQLEDVLVLQTLLLVPPPQGVAAGAATQCSIKTLLEGGTGGIADSVSKWVFRQNLAPQRLKEILQKRVDKDADDKLEQKGIEEGNEKKEQSQEDTDRTAELLVAVWERFPHSLSPDLLFAHCCWEYVVQWNKDPEEGQCLCSAVEHLKLISSPHIQLGISTMMWSTFIVKRFSAAAYLMEKVGKAPKDRLCRRDVGMGDKAVTSFLGCCVQLLQILMEADSAVEEVSVPELSVEESWCGAEGPASIAELALEQKGVHYPLVQHHCLLASLLHAALTFNLKVKPLSLFDSKGKNAFFRDLTTIQLMPSGDMDPGLVSVRQEFLLRVLTGWVQAIDDTSSSASGTGCPPLPSSGPKAGWWPSLCLELGSLLQVNPDILRRHLVCELYNQGLDLRAEEVMLEVEDKDVLGSQLLVLTGQRLSFLLLHSQSQTQAAMELLARLPPTLCTWLKAMDPSELRCPLVPLSQSSRLVGRLIEMLPENHAQYSLALHLLEAVEALTTED is encoded by the exons atgtcctgcagcttgttggaGTTCTGTCGGCTCCAGGAGCTCAGAACGGTCCGGGACTATTTGTTCCACAACCAGAGAGACGAGCCGGTGGAGGAGAATAATGAAGCAG ATAATCAGCTGTCTTGGGACACGTCTGACTGGGAGTCGGCATGGGACAATGGGGACAagcaagaggaggaaacaaCTTCCACCACAAAG gtggaggaggaggccacTGGGCAGACTGGACCCTGGCTGCAGGACTGTGTAGTCGCCCTGTCGCCCTGCTCTGATCTGCTAGTGGTTGCCCGTGAACAGAAGGCAGTCTTTCTCTCAG CAAAGTGGCGCACAGATGACAGTGGCAGAGAGGAGATGACTCTGGCGGTTTCCTGGACTGGGGCCCTCAGTACTGAAGATGG AGAATGTGTGAGCAGCTGCATCTGTATCCCCCTGGCAAGTcaaaagag GAGCTCCACAGGGCGGCCTGACTGGACATGTGTTGTCGTGGGTTTCACCTCTGGCCATGTCCGCTTCTACACAGAG AATGGGGTTCTGCTCCTCGCCCAGCTTCTGCACGAGGACCCCGTACTGAGACTCAAGTGTCGCACATATGAGATCCCTCGTCATCCTGGAGTAACGGAGCAG CATGAGGAGTTGAGCATCCTCTACCCTGCTGCTCTGGTCACCATCGATGGCTTCAGCCTCTTTCAGTCTCTGCGTGCCTGCAGGAACCAGGTGGCGAgag ctgctgcagcaggtaGTGATGTGATCCAGCCTCCTCCCCTGGCCTATAAGAAGTGGGGTCTGAAGGACATGGACACCATTGTGGACCACAGTAGTGTgg GCATCATgacgctgtgtgtgtttgaccagATGAAGAATGCATCTATCCTGGGGGGATTTACTGCTTCAGTCAAGGGCAACCCACCTGCCATGAGCCAGTATGTCACTGTTGGAGGAGGACCATTCACAGGCTTTTATTATTCTgtcgag GGAAGTTCCCAGCCTCTTCTATCTCATGTGGCCATGGCTGTGGCCAGTAAACTTACCTCAGCCCTTTTCAGTGCTGCCAG TGGGTGGCTGGGCTGGCACAAGAACAAGAATGAAGACGAGGCTGCTCAGAAACAGAAGCCCAAGGTGGAGCCTGCAACGCCTTTAACAATCAG ATTTGGTCTCCCAGACTCTCGTCGCCACGGAgagtctatctgtctgtccccATGCAACACACTGGCTGGAGTGACAGACGACTTTGGCCGAGTCTCACTTCTGGACCTGGCCAGGGGCATCGCCATCCGCATGTGGAAAG GTTACCGAGACGCCCAGCTGGGATGGCTGCAGGTTCCAGAGGAGCGTAGTGATCGGGAGTTCTCCCCCCCTACTTCCCTGCCCAGACGTCACGCTCTGTTCCTTGTCATCTACGCCCCCCGCAGGGGAATTCTGGAGGTGTGGGGGATGCAGCAGGGGCCTCGGGTTGGAGCTTTCACCGTGGGTAAACACTGCAG GTTGCTTTATGCTGGTTACCGTCTGATGGGTGTGAATAGTGTGACCAGTCAGGGCTGGCAGCTCCACACGCAGCAGGTCTGTCTGCTGGATCCCATCACAGGAGCTCTGAGGACTGTGAACATCCCCTTTCACTTGGCACTTAG CGACAAGAAGAGTGAGCGAGCCAAAGATATGCACCTGCTAAAGAGACTGACGACTTTACTAAAGAGCAGAGATGTGGAGCCTG ATATTTTGGAGAGCGAAGCTAAAAGTGTGCTGCTGGATATTAAACATCCTGCCATTAAAAAGCAG GCTCTGGAGTCTTTGCTGTCAAATAAGAATGCTCCTGTCTCTTGTCTCACAAATATCGCAAGCACCTTATACGACACTCTGAAGAAACAAG ACACTGAGGATGTGGATGTACTGTTACTCCAGCTCTGCTCCTCACAgttgaagctgctgcagctttacaCTGACATCGAGCAGCTgcactctgctgcagacacagaagCCTGCTCTGACAAc GATTCCCTTGAAGGCATTAAGGATGAACTGTCCCGTGTCCGTCCTACTCTGCAACGCTACGCCCAGTTCACCTCTAGACCCAGTGTGAGTTTTGCCCAGGACTCACCCAACTCACCCCTCACCGTCCAAGCCTTCCTCTCCCAGATGGAGTGCAGCGAGGACGGGGAGTTGAAGGTGAACCGCAGGGCTGAAGCTGAATGGAATCAGTTAG GAAACTTTCTGTTCTGGGGTTGTCTGTGTGGAAAAAGTCCACTACACAAAGTCTGTGACACACTGCAGCAGGCTGGCATCAGTCCACAGCAGCTACTG gCTTTGCTACTAAGTGTGTGGAtacagagggagaaggaggtgctacagaaaacagaggaaacagttaGAAACCTTCACACACTACTCATCGCCCTCAGCAACATGAAAG GTGCAGTTGAGGAGTCGTGGGACCCCCAGTctatctccccctggtggcagcAAGTCCGCACCACGTGTATCCAGTCCCACAATGCTGCCGCAGCTCTGCTGGCTGCCTTTGTTGCTCACCGTGCTGCCAAGGCTAGCATCACCAACCATGCTGACAGCaag ttgcaTTCAGAGTGGGAGGCTGTGTCCCTGGAGCTGGAGCAGTGGGTGGTGTGTGTTCGCCAGCTGGAGGACGTGCTCGTGCTGCAGACGCTGCTGTTGGTGCCTCCTCCTCAGGGAGTGGCAGCGGGTGCTGCAACACAGTGTTCCATCAAAACGCTGTTGGAGGGAGGAACTG GTGGCATAGCTGACAGTGTCTCCAAGTGGGTGTTCAGGCAAAACTTGGCTCCTCAGCGGCTGAAGGAAATTCTCCAGAAGAGAGTAGACAAAGATGCAGATGACAAACTGGAGCAGAAGGGAATAGAAGAAGGAAACGAGAAGAAGGAGCAGAGCCAAGAGGACACAGACAGGACAGCAG AGCTGTTGGTGGCGGTGTGGGAGCGGTTCCCACACTCGCTTTCACCTGACCTGCTCTTtgcccactgctgctgggaatATGTCGTACAGTGGAACAAAGacccagag GAGGGTCAGTGTTTGTGCTCGGCTGTGGAACATTTGAAGTTGATCTCCAGTCCACACATCCAACTAG GTATTTCTACAATGATGTGGAGTACTTTCATTGTCAAACGATTCTCGGCAGCGGCCTACCTCATGGAGAAG GTGGGGAAAGCACCCAAAGATCGTTTATGTCGACGG gaTGTGGGGATGGGAGACAAAGCCGTGACGTCCTTCCTGGGCTGCTgtgtccagctgctgcagatccTCATGGAG GCGGACTCAGCGGTGGAGGAGGTGTCCGTTCCCGAGCTGTCCGTGGAGGAGTCGTGGTGCGGAGCAGAGGGCCCCGCCTCCATAGCCGAGCTGGCTCTGGAGCAGAAAGGCGTCCACTACCCTCTGGTCCAACACCACTGCCTGCTGGCCTCCCTGCTACACGCTGCCCTCACCTTCAATCTGAAAGTCAAACCACTCAGCCTGTTTGACAGCAAG GGTAAGAATGCCTTCTTCAGAGACCTGACGACAATCCAGCTGATGCCCAGTGGAGACATGGACCCAGGCCTGGTCTCAGTACGACAGGAG TTCCTCCTGCGGGTGCTTACTGGCTGGGTGCAGGCAATAGATGATACTTCCAGCTCTGCCTCTGGCACTGGGTGCCCCCCTCTACCATCCAGTGGCCCTAAAGCTGGTTGGTGGCCCTCGCTGTGTCTGGAGCTGGGCTCCCTGCTGCAGGTCAACCCCGACATCCTGCGACGGCACCTCGTCTGTGAGCTCTATAACCAGGGTCTGGACCTCCGGGCAGAGGAG gtGATGTTAGAGGTGGAGGACAAAGACGTGCTGGGCTCTCAGCTGTTGGTGCTGACTGGACAGAGACTGAGCTTCTTGCTGCTGCACAGCCAGAGTCAGACACAGGCTGCTATGGAGCTTCTGGCCCGCCTTCCCCCCACCCTCTGCACATGGCTCAAGGCTATG GACCCCAGTGAGCTGCGGTGCCCCCTGGTCCCGTTGTCCCAGAGCAGTCGGCTGGTCGGCCGTCTCATTGAAATGCTGCCAGAGAACCACGCCCAGTACAGCCTGGCCCTGCACCTTCTGGAGGCCGTAGAGGCTCTGACCACTGAGGACTGA
- the rab3gap2 gene encoding rab3 GTPase-activating protein non-catalytic subunit isoform X3 — protein sequence MSCSLLEFCRLQELRTVRDYLFHNQRDEPVEENNEADNQLSWDTSDWESAWDNGDKQEEETTSTTKVEEEATGQTGPWLQDCVVALSPCSDLLVVAREQKAVFLSAKWRTDDSGREEMTLAVSWTGALSTEDGECVSSCICIPLASQKRSSTGRPDWTCVVVGFTSGHVRFYTENGVLLLAQLLHEDPVLRLKCRTYEIPRHPGVTEQHEELSILYPAALVTIDGFSLFQSLRACRNQVARAAAAGSDVIQPPPLAYKKWGLKDMDTIVDHSSVGIMTLCVFDQMKNASILGGFTASVKGNPPAMSQYVTVGGGPFTGFYYSVEGSSQPLLSHVAMAVASKLTSALFSAASGWLGWHKNKNEDEAAQKQKPKVEPATPLTIRFGLPDSRRHGESICLSPCNTLAGVTDDFGRVSLLDLARGIAIRMWKGYRDAQLGWLQVPEERSDREFSPPTSLPRRHALFLVIYAPRRGILEVWGMQQGPRVGAFTVGKHCRLLYAGYRLMGVNSVTSQGWQLHTQQVCLLDPITGALRTVNIPFHLALSDKKSERAKDMHLLKRLTTLLKSRDVEPDILESEAKSVLLDIKHPAIKKQALESLLSNKNAPVSCLTNIASTLYDTLKKQDTEDVDVLLLQLCSSQLKLLQLYTDIEQLHSAADTEACSDNQDSLEGIKDELSRVRPTLQRYAQFTSRPSVSFAQDSPNSPLTVQAFLSQMECSEDGELKVNRRAEAEWNQLGNFLFWGCLCGKSPLHKVCDTLQQAGISPQQLLALLLSVWIQREKEVLQKTEETVRNLHTLLIALSNMKGAVEESWDPQSISPWWQQVRTTCIQSHNAAAALLAAFVAHRAAKASITNHADSKLHSEWEAVSLELEQWVVCVRQLEDVLVLQTLLLVPPPQGVAAGAATQCSIKTLLEGGTGGIADSVSKWVFRQNLAPQRLKEILQKRVDKDADDKLEQKGIEEGNEKKEQSQEDTDRTAELLVAVWERFPHSLSPDLLFAHCCWEYVVQWNKDPEEGQCLCSAVEHLKLISSPHIQLGISTMMWSTFIVKRFSAAAYLMEKVGKAPKDRLCRRDVGMGDKAVTSFLGCCVQLLQILMEADSAVEEVSVPELSVEESWCGAEGPASIAELALEQKGVHYPLVQHHCLLASLLHAALTFNLKVKPLSLFDSKGKNAFFRDLTTIQLMPSGDMDPGLVSVRQEFLLRVLTGWVQAIDDTSSSASGTGCPPLPSSGPKAGWWPSLCLELGSLLQVNPDILRRHLVCELYNQGLDLRAEEVMLEVEDKDVLGSQLLVLTGQRLSFLLLHSQSQTQAAMELLARLPPTLCTWLKAMDPSELRCPLVPLSQSSRLVGRLIEMLPENHAQYSLALHLLEAVEALTTED from the exons atgtcctgcagcttgttggaGTTCTGTCGGCTCCAGGAGCTCAGAACGGTCCGGGACTATTTGTTCCACAACCAGAGAGACGAGCCGGTGGAGGAGAATAATGAAGCAG ATAATCAGCTGTCTTGGGACACGTCTGACTGGGAGTCGGCATGGGACAATGGGGACAagcaagaggaggaaacaaCTTCCACCACAAAG gtggaggaggaggccacTGGGCAGACTGGACCCTGGCTGCAGGACTGTGTAGTCGCCCTGTCGCCCTGCTCTGATCTGCTAGTGGTTGCCCGTGAACAGAAGGCAGTCTTTCTCTCAG CAAAGTGGCGCACAGATGACAGTGGCAGAGAGGAGATGACTCTGGCGGTTTCCTGGACTGGGGCCCTCAGTACTGAAGATGG AGAATGTGTGAGCAGCTGCATCTGTATCCCCCTGGCAAGTcaaaagag GAGCTCCACAGGGCGGCCTGACTGGACATGTGTTGTCGTGGGTTTCACCTCTGGCCATGTCCGCTTCTACACAGAG AATGGGGTTCTGCTCCTCGCCCAGCTTCTGCACGAGGACCCCGTACTGAGACTCAAGTGTCGCACATATGAGATCCCTCGTCATCCTGGAGTAACGGAGCAG CATGAGGAGTTGAGCATCCTCTACCCTGCTGCTCTGGTCACCATCGATGGCTTCAGCCTCTTTCAGTCTCTGCGTGCCTGCAGGAACCAGGTGGCGAgag ctgctgcagcaggtaGTGATGTGATCCAGCCTCCTCCCCTGGCCTATAAGAAGTGGGGTCTGAAGGACATGGACACCATTGTGGACCACAGTAGTGTgg GCATCATgacgctgtgtgtgtttgaccagATGAAGAATGCATCTATCCTGGGGGGATTTACTGCTTCAGTCAAGGGCAACCCACCTGCCATGAGCCAGTATGTCACTGTTGGAGGAGGACCATTCACAGGCTTTTATTATTCTgtcgag GGAAGTTCCCAGCCTCTTCTATCTCATGTGGCCATGGCTGTGGCCAGTAAACTTACCTCAGCCCTTTTCAGTGCTGCCAG TGGGTGGCTGGGCTGGCACAAGAACAAGAATGAAGACGAGGCTGCTCAGAAACAGAAGCCCAAGGTGGAGCCTGCAACGCCTTTAACAATCAG ATTTGGTCTCCCAGACTCTCGTCGCCACGGAgagtctatctgtctgtccccATGCAACACACTGGCTGGAGTGACAGACGACTTTGGCCGAGTCTCACTTCTGGACCTGGCCAGGGGCATCGCCATCCGCATGTGGAAAG GTTACCGAGACGCCCAGCTGGGATGGCTGCAGGTTCCAGAGGAGCGTAGTGATCGGGAGTTCTCCCCCCCTACTTCCCTGCCCAGACGTCACGCTCTGTTCCTTGTCATCTACGCCCCCCGCAGGGGAATTCTGGAGGTGTGGGGGATGCAGCAGGGGCCTCGGGTTGGAGCTTTCACCGTGGGTAAACACTGCAG GTTGCTTTATGCTGGTTACCGTCTGATGGGTGTGAATAGTGTGACCAGTCAGGGCTGGCAGCTCCACACGCAGCAGGTCTGTCTGCTGGATCCCATCACAGGAGCTCTGAGGACTGTGAACATCCCCTTTCACTTGGCACTTAG CGACAAGAAGAGTGAGCGAGCCAAAGATATGCACCTGCTAAAGAGACTGACGACTTTACTAAAGAGCAGAGATGTGGAGCCTG ATATTTTGGAGAGCGAAGCTAAAAGTGTGCTGCTGGATATTAAACATCCTGCCATTAAAAAGCAG GCTCTGGAGTCTTTGCTGTCAAATAAGAATGCTCCTGTCTCTTGTCTCACAAATATCGCAAGCACCTTATACGACACTCTGAAGAAACAAG ACACTGAGGATGTGGATGTACTGTTACTCCAGCTCTGCTCCTCACAgttgaagctgctgcagctttacaCTGACATCGAGCAGCTgcactctgctgcagacacagaagCCTGCTCTGACAAc CAGGATTCCCTTGAAGGCATTAAGGATGAACTGTCCCGTGTCCGTCCTACTCTGCAACGCTACGCCCAGTTCACCTCTAGACCCAGTGTGAGTTTTGCCCAGGACTCACCCAACTCACCCCTCACCGTCCAAGCCTTCCTCTCCCAGATGGAGTGCAGCGAGGACGGGGAGTTGAAGGTGAACCGCAGGGCTGAAGCTGAATGGAATCAGTTAG GAAACTTTCTGTTCTGGGGTTGTCTGTGTGGAAAAAGTCCACTACACAAAGTCTGTGACACACTGCAGCAGGCTGGCATCAGTCCACAGCAGCTACTG gCTTTGCTACTAAGTGTGTGGAtacagagggagaaggaggtgctacagaaaacagaggaaacagttaGAAACCTTCACACACTACTCATCGCCCTCAGCAACATGAAAG GTGCAGTTGAGGAGTCGTGGGACCCCCAGTctatctccccctggtggcagcAAGTCCGCACCACGTGTATCCAGTCCCACAATGCTGCCGCAGCTCTGCTGGCTGCCTTTGTTGCTCACCGTGCTGCCAAGGCTAGCATCACCAACCATGCTGACAGCaag ttgcaTTCAGAGTGGGAGGCTGTGTCCCTGGAGCTGGAGCAGTGGGTGGTGTGTGTTCGCCAGCTGGAGGACGTGCTCGTGCTGCAGACGCTGCTGTTGGTGCCTCCTCCTCAGGGAGTGGCAGCGGGTGCTGCAACACAGTGTTCCATCAAAACGCTGTTGGAGGGAGGAACTG GTGGCATAGCTGACAGTGTCTCCAAGTGGGTGTTCAGGCAAAACTTGGCTCCTCAGCGGCTGAAGGAAATTCTCCAGAAGAGAGTAGACAAAGATGCAGATGACAAACTGGAGCAGAAGGGAATAGAAGAAGGAAACGAGAAGAAGGAGCAGAGCCAAGAGGACACAGACAGGACAGCAG AGCTGTTGGTGGCGGTGTGGGAGCGGTTCCCACACTCGCTTTCACCTGACCTGCTCTTtgcccactgctgctgggaatATGTCGTACAGTGGAACAAAGacccagag GAGGGTCAGTGTTTGTGCTCGGCTGTGGAACATTTGAAGTTGATCTCCAGTCCACACATCCAACTAG GTATTTCTACAATGATGTGGAGTACTTTCATTGTCAAACGATTCTCGGCAGCGGCCTACCTCATGGAGAAG GTGGGGAAAGCACCCAAAGATCGTTTATGTCGACGG gaTGTGGGGATGGGAGACAAAGCCGTGACGTCCTTCCTGGGCTGCTgtgtccagctgctgcagatccTCATGGAG GCGGACTCAGCGGTGGAGGAGGTGTCCGTTCCCGAGCTGTCCGTGGAGGAGTCGTGGTGCGGAGCAGAGGGCCCCGCCTCCATAGCCGAGCTGGCTCTGGAGCAGAAAGGCGTCCACTACCCTCTGGTCCAACACCACTGCCTGCTGGCCTCCCTGCTACACGCTGCCCTCACCTTCAATCTGAAAGTCAAACCACTCAGCCTGTTTGACAGCAAG GGTAAGAATGCCTTCTTCAGAGACCTGACGACAATCCAGCTGATGCCCAGTGGAGACATGGACCCAGGCCTGGTCTCAGTACGACAGGAG TTCCTCCTGCGGGTGCTTACTGGCTGGGTGCAGGCAATAGATGATACTTCCAGCTCTGCCTCTGGCACTGGGTGCCCCCCTCTACCATCCAGTGGCCCTAAAGCTGGTTGGTGGCCCTCGCTGTGTCTGGAGCTGGGCTCCCTGCTGCAGGTCAACCCCGACATCCTGCGACGGCACCTCGTCTGTGAGCTCTATAACCAGGGTCTGGACCTCCGGGCAGAGGAG gtGATGTTAGAGGTGGAGGACAAAGACGTGCTGGGCTCTCAGCTGTTGGTGCTGACTGGACAGAGACTGAGCTTCTTGCTGCTGCACAGCCAGAGTCAGACACAGGCTGCTATGGAGCTTCTGGCCCGCCTTCCCCCCACCCTCTGCACATGGCTCAAGGCTATG GACCCCAGTGAGCTGCGGTGCCCCCTGGTCCCGTTGTCCCAGAGCAGTCGGCTGGTCGGCCGTCTCATTGAAATGCTGCCAGAGAACCACGCCCAGTACAGCCTGGCCCTGCACCTTCTGGAGGCCGTAGAGGCTCTGACCACTGAGGACTGA